In the Phaeobacter gallaeciensis genome, one interval contains:
- a CDS encoding pyridoxal-phosphate dependent enzyme, whose amino-acid sequence MDGALSKTLDNMWRGGALPVAGTEPQLYPSVAADAVAKLLTLCPRHAITPLIEADELAKKAGVARIWIKDERARMGLGSFKALGAAYCIASAAADALKDKIGASQVWETALHGQTYATASAGNHGLSVAAGARIFGAEAVIYLSRAVPEAFAQRLRDKGARVVRAGDNYEASMAAAAADAEENGWTLLSDSSWPGYSAPAIAVMEGYLQLAAEAVAQIDGVPTHIFLQAGVGGLAAAVAAYARQVWGNTPQIIVVEPDAAPALIESIRSGELQDTQGPVSSMGRLDCKTPSMVALNGLARDADVFATISEEEAAAGVRTLAEYGYATTPSGGAGLAALLAGRVKDLGPDARVLAILSEGPEDG is encoded by the coding sequence ATGGATGGGGCGTTGAGCAAGACACTCGATAACATGTGGCGGGGCGGCGCGTTGCCGGTCGCGGGAACTGAGCCTCAGCTTTATCCCAGCGTTGCCGCCGATGCGGTGGCCAAGCTGCTGACACTATGTCCGCGCCACGCGATCACACCGCTGATCGAGGCGGATGAACTGGCAAAAAAAGCCGGGGTGGCCAGGATCTGGATCAAGGACGAGCGCGCCCGCATGGGGCTGGGCAGTTTCAAGGCGCTGGGCGCGGCCTACTGCATTGCCAGCGCAGCGGCCGATGCATTGAAGGACAAGATCGGCGCCTCTCAGGTCTGGGAAACGGCCCTGCACGGACAAACTTATGCCACGGCAAGCGCCGGCAATCACGGGCTGTCCGTTGCGGCTGGGGCGCGGATTTTCGGGGCCGAGGCGGTGATCTACCTGTCGCGGGCGGTGCCCGAGGCCTTTGCCCAGCGGCTGCGCGACAAGGGCGCCCGGGTTGTACGCGCCGGTGATAATTACGAGGCCAGCATGGCCGCTGCTGCGGCGGATGCCGAAGAGAACGGTTGGACGCTGCTCTCCGACAGCTCATGGCCCGGCTACAGCGCCCCGGCCATCGCGGTGATGGAGGGCTATTTGCAACTGGCCGCCGAGGCTGTCGCCCAGATCGACGGGGTGCCGACGCATATCTTCCTGCAGGCCGGTGTCGGCGGTCTGGCGGCTGCGGTGGCCGCCTATGCGCGGCAGGTCTGGGGCAACACGCCGCAGATCATCGTGGTGGAACCGGACGCGGCGCCTGCGCTGATCGAGAGCATCCGCAGCGGCGAATTGCAGGACACGCAGGGGCCGGTCTCTTCCATGGGGCGGCTCGATTGCAAGACCCCGTCGATGGTGGCGCTGAACGGGCTGGCGCGCGATGCCGATGTCTTTGCCACCATATCCGAGGAAGAAGCTGCCGCAGGGGTCCGGACCCTTGCCGAATATGGCTATGCAACGACGCCATCGGGCGGCGCCGGTCTG